In Denitratisoma sp. DHT3, one DNA window encodes the following:
- a CDS encoding diguanylate cyclase: MANFDPAKYEKVKGAGQLPSPKGAALNIIRLTQKNDVTLLELERVIRTDPAFVGRLIKAANLVNGPAARAIVSVREALMILGISSVRNLSLGFSLISNFQQGRCRHFDFPAFWSHSLVTALAFQAINQHTRAAQLDEAFSIGLLCRVGELALAILYPEQYDELLTRAQNERNQSLIALERSVFLLNHAELSSALLHEWGIPQIYVDAVFFHDQSEMSPFPEGSRSYVLCHALALARHIADICLSPATERKAKLPQLYRMGAWLSIDAGTLNELCDQVTAAWPEWAEMLNLKSIPLPSFGTLASQAPDGVMDGAEKRKPLRLLIVEDDKSSRLLLKAIIENDGHQVLLAADGEEGFAIAIEQRPDIVITDWMMAGMNGLELTRALRKTKDGRGIYIILLTTKENEDDLVQAFEAGADDFISKPLRPKTISARLTAGQRMIALQRDNERDQAELRRFAEELSLANRRLHEMAMTDALTGFPNLRYAMDRLDQEWSLAKRSGRSLSCMILDSDDFKPINDTLGHDVGDLVLQRISSAIHSAIRAPDVICRLGGDEFIVICPDTSLEAALVCAERVRQRVAALSGTIESVNRTISVSIGVAVREQDMAEPKDLLKRADEGAYQAKQEGRNRVATVQPRPQALP, encoded by the coding sequence ATGGCCAATTTCGATCCCGCCAAGTATGAGAAGGTCAAAGGCGCCGGCCAGCTTCCTTCACCCAAGGGAGCGGCGCTCAACATCATCCGGTTGACTCAGAAAAACGATGTCACTCTGCTCGAACTGGAGCGGGTAATCCGCACCGATCCGGCTTTCGTGGGCCGTTTGATCAAAGCGGCCAATCTGGTCAACGGCCCCGCGGCTCGGGCGATCGTTTCGGTACGCGAAGCATTGATGATCCTCGGCATTTCTTCGGTGCGGAACCTGTCCCTGGGTTTCTCCCTGATTTCCAATTTTCAGCAGGGGCGCTGCCGGCATTTCGATTTTCCGGCGTTCTGGTCCCACAGTCTGGTCACAGCCCTCGCCTTCCAGGCCATCAACCAACACACCCGTGCTGCTCAATTGGATGAGGCGTTCAGCATCGGCCTGCTCTGTCGGGTCGGCGAACTGGCGCTCGCCATCCTCTACCCGGAACAGTACGACGAGCTGTTGACGCGAGCGCAGAACGAGAGGAATCAATCGCTCATCGCTCTAGAACGGTCGGTATTCCTGCTCAACCATGCAGAGCTATCGTCCGCTCTGCTCCATGAATGGGGCATTCCTCAGATATATGTGGATGCCGTCTTTTTCCACGATCAATCCGAGATGTCCCCATTTCCCGAGGGGAGCCGGTCTTACGTTCTTTGTCATGCACTGGCGTTGGCTCGCCACATTGCCGATATATGCCTGAGTCCCGCGACAGAACGCAAGGCCAAGCTGCCTCAGCTCTATCGCATGGGGGCATGGCTTTCCATCGATGCCGGCACACTCAATGAATTGTGCGATCAGGTGACCGCCGCCTGGCCCGAGTGGGCGGAAATGCTGAATCTCAAGTCGATTCCGTTGCCCTCGTTCGGCACCCTGGCCAGTCAAGCGCCGGATGGCGTCATGGATGGCGCCGAGAAGCGCAAACCGCTGCGGTTACTGATCGTTGAAGATGACAAGTCGTCCCGCTTGCTGCTCAAGGCGATCATCGAAAATGACGGCCATCAGGTCCTGCTTGCCGCTGATGGTGAAGAGGGCTTTGCAATCGCGATCGAGCAAAGGCCGGACATCGTCATCACCGACTGGATGATGGCGGGCATGAACGGTTTGGAATTGACCCGCGCCCTGCGCAAGACCAAGGATGGGCGAGGGATCTATATCATCCTGTTGACCACCAAGGAGAACGAAGACGACCTGGTGCAAGCCTTCGAGGCCGGCGCGGACGACTTCATCAGCAAGCCGCTGCGGCCAAAGACGATCTCGGCCCGCCTGACCGCCGGGCAGCGCATGATCGCCCTGCAACGGGATAATGAACGGGACCAGGCCGAGTTGCGGCGTTTTGCAGAAGAACTGTCGCTGGCGAACAGGCGCCTGCATGAGATGGCGATGACTGACGCACTGACCGGTTTTCCCAATTTGCGTTATGCCATGGACCGCCTGGACCAGGAATGGTCACTTGCCAAGCGTAGCGGGCGTTCCTTGTCCTGCATGATCCTGGACTCGGATGATTTCAAACCCATCAACGATACGCTGGGTCACGACGTTGGCGACTTGGTTTTGCAACGGATATCGAGCGCGATTCACAGCGCGATCCGTGCGCCCGACGTGATCTGCCGCCTGGGAGGCGATGAATTCATCGTCATCTGCCCGGACACCAGTCTGGAGGCGGCGCTGGTCTGTGCCGAACGGGTGCGCCAGCGGGTGGCTGCGTTGTCCGGCACGATTGAGAGTGTGAACCGAACGATCAGCGTCAGCATTGGCGTAGCCGTCAGAGAGCAGGACATGGCCGAACCCAAGGATTTGCTCAAGCGCGCCGATGAAGGCGCCTACCAGGCCAAGCAGGAGGGGCGCAACAGAGTCGCCACCGTGCAGCCCAGGCCGCAGGCCCTCCCCTGA
- a CDS encoding nitronate monooxygenase: MSGPLHTQLCEKLGIEYPVVAFTHCKDVAVAVINAGGFAVLGEALHTPDQIAADIKWIKERIGGKPFGIDLVLPSSVPEEKTVDELLAMIPPGHRDFEQMIKQKYNVPDPKIAPDIHHWGGLDQKRALAQLDVVFDERVPVFASGLGSPAFLLKRAHELGMQVWGLVGKPRQAKKQIEAGTDVIIAQGFDAAGHTGNIGTFSIVPQVVDQARGTGVPVIAAGGVTTGRHLAAALALGADGVWTGSLWLASRESDVNLPLKERLIEAETDDTVYSNCISGYTMRTTRCPWHNEWLAEGAPEPLKPPLQMILSSNYIQGSLDYQRKDLMTEAAGQGIHYVKEMKPARQILSDIVEEALDVFDRFAGA, encoded by the coding sequence ATGAGCGGTCCGCTGCATACCCAACTGTGCGAGAAACTGGGCATCGAATATCCCGTCGTCGCCTTCACCCACTGCAAGGACGTGGCGGTGGCCGTGATCAACGCCGGCGGTTTCGCCGTGCTGGGCGAAGCCCTGCACACCCCGGACCAGATCGCGGCCGACATCAAGTGGATCAAGGAGCGCATCGGCGGCAAGCCCTTCGGCATCGACCTGGTGCTGCCGTCCTCCGTGCCGGAAGAGAAGACCGTCGACGAACTGCTGGCGATGATCCCCCCGGGCCATCGCGACTTCGAGCAGATGATCAAGCAGAAGTACAACGTGCCCGATCCCAAGATCGCGCCCGACATCCACCACTGGGGCGGCCTCGACCAGAAGCGCGCCCTGGCCCAGCTGGACGTGGTGTTCGACGAGCGCGTTCCCGTCTTCGCCTCCGGCCTGGGCTCCCCCGCCTTCCTGCTCAAGCGCGCCCATGAACTGGGCATGCAGGTCTGGGGTCTGGTGGGCAAGCCGCGCCAGGCCAAGAAGCAGATCGAGGCCGGCACCGACGTCATCATCGCCCAGGGCTTCGATGCCGCCGGCCACACCGGCAACATCGGCACCTTCTCCATCGTGCCCCAGGTGGTTGACCAGGCCCGCGGCACCGGCGTGCCCGTGATCGCCGCTGGCGGCGTCACCACCGGCCGCCACCTGGCCGCCGCCCTGGCGCTGGGCGCCGACGGCGTGTGGACCGGCTCCCTGTGGTTGGCCTCGCGCGAATCCGACGTCAATCTGCCGCTGAAGGAACGCCTGATCGAGGCCGAGACCGACGACACCGTCTACTCCAACTGCATCTCCGGCTACACCATGCGCACCACGCGCTGCCCGTGGCACAACGAGTGGCTCGCCGAGGGCGCCCCCGAGCCGCTGAAGCCGCCCCTGCAGATGATCCTGTCCTCGAACTACATCCAGGGCTCGCTGGACTACCAGCGCAAGGACCTGATGACCGAAGCCGCGGGCCAGGGCATCCACTACGTGAAGGAAATGAAGCCGGCGCGCCAGATCCTGTCCGACATCGTCGAGGAAGCCCTCGATGTCTTCGACCGCTTCGCCGGCGCCTGA
- a CDS encoding electron transfer flavoprotein subunit beta/FixA family protein, translating to MRIVVCVKEVLDPNAVNNYVLAGNLKFAADGKTPEVAAVPRLINGFDEQAMEAALRLRDAGVDCRIVAVSIGQDLKDLLKHCAALGADEIVSIDAGGAEIDGQVIANLLAAYIKSSGGADLVLCGRQASDDDQGVVPILIAEQLGMAVAPLARAVEYNGGVLKVTRATPDGDEVVEGSTPAVITVSNELGTPRFPSAKAKMAARKMAPTELAASALLPADQLQPAVVLTQQFVPEVQGNCEFLSGASPAELAQQLLQKLRNDRVI from the coding sequence ATGCGTATCGTGGTGTGTGTGAAGGAAGTGCTGGACCCCAACGCGGTGAACAACTACGTGCTGGCGGGCAACCTGAAGTTCGCGGCGGACGGCAAGACGCCGGAAGTGGCGGCGGTGCCGAGGCTGATCAACGGCTTCGACGAGCAGGCGATGGAAGCCGCGCTGCGCCTGAGGGATGCGGGCGTGGATTGCAGGATCGTGGCCGTGTCCATCGGTCAGGACCTGAAGGATCTGCTCAAGCACTGCGCGGCGCTGGGCGCCGACGAGATCGTGTCGATCGATGCCGGCGGTGCCGAGATCGACGGCCAGGTGATCGCCAACCTTCTGGCGGCCTACATCAAGAGCAGCGGCGGCGCCGACCTGGTGCTGTGCGGCCGCCAGGCCTCGGACGACGACCAGGGCGTGGTGCCGATCCTGATCGCCGAACAGCTGGGGATGGCGGTGGCGCCGCTGGCGCGGGCGGTGGAATACAACGGCGGCGTGCTGAAGGTGACGCGCGCCACGCCGGACGGCGACGAAGTGGTGGAAGGCAGCACCCCGGCGGTGATCACGGTGAGCAACGAGTTGGGCACGCCGCGTTTCCCGTCGGCGAAGGCGAAGATGGCGGCGCGCAAGATGGCGCCGACGGAGCTCGCCGCGTCCGCGCTGCTGCCCGCCGACCAGTTGCAGCCGGCCGTGGTGCTGACCCAGCAGTTCGTCCCCGAGGTGCAGGGCAATTGCGAGTTCCTCTCCGGCGCCTCCCCCGCCGAGCTCGCTCAGCAGCTCCTCCAGAAGCTCCGCAACGATCGCGTCATCTGA
- a CDS encoding TIGR03617 family F420-dependent LLM class oxidoreductase, protein MKIEATITAPPSIPALARHARELDELGYDSILVPEAGHDPFLPQMILAEHTRRARIGTGIAISFPRSPFVTAQMAWDLQRFSGGRFVLGLGTQVKGHNERRYSTPWPSPPGPRLREYILCMKAIFRHFSTGEKPDFKGEHYQFTLCNSFFNPGPIEGVDTVPIHVAAVNQYNCRLAGELGDGVRMHPLNTPAYIRDVIRPAVAEGAARAGRDIGAVEFAINPFFITGRTEEEFEESKRLIRKHISFYAATRTYSAVMEHHGWGGIGEELVKLSQANRWEEMPALVSDEMLDTFAIMGLHDELPAKLAARYSGLVTTVNVVFGPPYAELQERQRRQFVDLGRVLPALKQVA, encoded by the coding sequence GTGAAGATCGAAGCCACCATCACCGCCCCGCCTTCCATCCCGGCACTGGCCCGCCATGCCAGGGAGCTGGACGAACTGGGCTACGACAGCATTCTGGTGCCGGAAGCCGGCCATGATCCCTTCCTGCCGCAGATGATCCTGGCGGAACACACCCGGCGCGCCCGCATCGGCACCGGCATCGCCATCTCCTTTCCGCGCAGCCCCTTCGTCACCGCCCAGATGGCCTGGGACCTGCAACGCTTCTCCGGCGGACGCTTCGTCCTCGGCCTGGGCACCCAGGTCAAGGGCCATAACGAACGGCGCTACTCGACGCCCTGGCCCTCGCCTCCCGGGCCCCGGCTGCGGGAATACATCCTCTGCATGAAGGCCATCTTCCGCCACTTCAGCACCGGCGAGAAACCCGATTTCAAGGGCGAGCACTACCAGTTCACCCTGTGCAATTCGTTTTTCAATCCCGGTCCGATCGAGGGCGTCGACACGGTGCCGATCCATGTCGCGGCGGTCAATCAATACAACTGCCGGCTCGCCGGCGAACTGGGCGACGGCGTGCGCATGCATCCGCTCAACACGCCGGCCTACATCCGCGACGTGATCCGGCCCGCCGTGGCCGAGGGCGCGGCCCGCGCCGGCCGTGACATCGGCGCGGTGGAATTCGCGATCAATCCCTTTTTCATCACCGGCAGGACCGAGGAGGAGTTCGAGGAGTCCAAGCGGCTGATCCGCAAGCACATCTCCTTCTACGCCGCCACCCGCACCTACTCCGCGGTGATGGAGCACCATGGCTGGGGCGGGATCGGCGAGGAGCTGGTGAAGCTGTCCCAGGCCAACCGCTGGGAGGAGATGCCGGCCCTGGTCAGCGACGAAATGCTCGACACCTTCGCCATCATGGGGCTCCATGATGAATTGCCGGCCAAGCTGGCGGCCCGCTATTCCGGACTCGTCACGACCGTCAATGTGGTCTTCGGCCCGCCCTACGCCGAACTGCAGGAACGCCAGCGCCGCCAGTTCGTGGACCTGGGCCGGGTACTGCCAGCGCTGAAGCAGGTCGCTTAA
- a CDS encoding Spy/CpxP family protein refolding chaperone, with translation MKLSQTLLSLGLAGMITAGLSAQAAEPAAARKDAPAGYGMPCHEADGHWMAQRWTERRAARHQALHDKLKLNAQQEESWKALQAAHQPPGAEQRPNRAEFEKLTAPERMEKMLEHMKQRQEHMTAGLQALKTFYAKLTPEQQKIFDSETRMMPQRGGKDRMGPSGPRGPRAERGERRGPGAGMMPPQ, from the coding sequence ATGAAATTGTCCCAAACCCTGCTGTCCCTCGGCCTGGCCGGCATGATCACGGCCGGTCTCTCCGCCCAGGCGGCCGAACCCGCCGCGGCCAGGAAAGACGCACCCGCCGGCTACGGCATGCCCTGCCACGAGGCGGACGGCCATTGGATGGCGCAGCGCTGGACCGAGCGACGCGCCGCGCGGCACCAGGCGCTGCACGACAAACTCAAACTGAATGCCCAGCAGGAGGAATCCTGGAAGGCCCTGCAGGCCGCCCACCAGCCGCCTGGTGCGGAGCAGCGCCCCAACCGGGCCGAGTTCGAGAAGCTGACCGCGCCGGAGCGCATGGAAAAAATGCTGGAGCACATGAAGCAGCGCCAGGAACACATGACCGCCGGCCTGCAGGCGCTGAAAACCTTTTACGCCAAGCTGACCCCGGAACAACAAAAGATTTTCGACAGCGAAACACGCATGATGCCGCAACGCGGCGGCAAGGACCGGATGGGGCCCAGTGGACCACGGGGTCCGCGCGCTGAGCGTGGTGAGCGCAGAGGGCCGGGCGCCGGCATGATGCCGCCGCAGTAG
- a CDS encoding spinster family MFS transporter — protein MPTPPPHDDTKPPALPSAAYSNYVLALLSLVYVFNFIDRQILSMLIEPIKQEFGVSDTAMGILTGFAFVVFYTLAGIPIARWADRGSRKFIITLSLTIWSAMTAACGLARNFAELALLRVLVGIGEAGGNPPAHSLIADYFPPARRATALSIYAWGVYIGAAIAFLAGGYLISHYDWRVAFYVVGLPGILLAAVVALTVREVPRGLSEQRTAQAQAPSVPLREVIRYLLGRRAFVFIALGASVQSLSGYGVLTWGPTFLARVHAMSWTDIGVSLGWIIGLAGCLGTLIGGRLADRMGARDARWYMRLPAFQSALAVPFVTGFTLLPDQSMALLCFIPFYALGAMYVGPMFAMVQGLVQLRMRATASAILLFVVNMVGLGLGPLTVGLLNDHYFGPTHGPLAIRYSMLVVGLLGGLASLLFWQAARTLREDLASSNPNP, from the coding sequence ATGCCGACGCCGCCCCCTCACGACGACACCAAGCCGCCCGCCTTGCCATCGGCCGCCTACTCCAACTACGTGCTGGCGCTGCTGTCGCTGGTCTACGTCTTCAACTTCATCGACCGGCAGATCCTGTCGATGCTGATCGAGCCGATCAAGCAGGAGTTCGGCGTCTCCGACACGGCGATGGGCATTCTCACCGGCTTCGCCTTCGTCGTGTTCTACACCCTGGCCGGCATCCCGATCGCGCGCTGGGCCGATCGCGGTTCCCGCAAGTTCATCATCACCCTCTCGCTGACGATCTGGAGCGCGATGACCGCGGCCTGCGGGCTCGCCCGCAACTTCGCCGAGCTGGCGCTGCTGCGCGTCCTGGTGGGCATCGGCGAGGCGGGCGGCAACCCGCCGGCGCATTCGCTGATCGCCGACTATTTTCCGCCGGCACGCCGGGCCACGGCGTTGTCCATCTACGCCTGGGGCGTCTATATCGGCGCCGCCATCGCCTTTCTCGCCGGCGGCTACCTGATCAGCCATTACGACTGGCGCGTCGCCTTCTACGTGGTGGGGCTGCCGGGCATCCTGCTGGCGGCCGTGGTGGCGCTGACGGTGCGGGAAGTGCCACGCGGACTATCCGAGCAGCGCACGGCCCAGGCGCAAGCGCCGAGCGTTCCGCTGCGGGAAGTGATCCGCTACCTGCTGGGCCGCCGCGCCTTCGTCTTCATCGCGCTGGGCGCCTCGGTGCAGTCGCTCTCCGGCTACGGCGTGCTTACCTGGGGCCCGACCTTCCTGGCCCGGGTCCACGCCATGTCCTGGACCGACATCGGCGTCAGCCTGGGCTGGATCATCGGCCTGGCCGGCTGTCTCGGCACCCTCATCGGCGGCCGTCTGGCGGACCGCATGGGCGCCAGGGATGCCCGCTGGTACATGCGCCTGCCGGCCTTCCAGTCGGCGCTGGCGGTGCCCTTCGTCACCGGCTTCACCCTGCTGCCCGACCAGTCCATGGCCCTGCTCTGCTTCATTCCCTTCTACGCCCTGGGCGCCATGTACGTCGGGCCGATGTTCGCGATGGTGCAGGGCCTGGTGCAGTTGCGCATGCGCGCCACGGCCTCGGCCATCCTGCTGTTCGTGGTGAACATGGTGGGTCTGGGGCTCGGCCCGCTCACGGTGGGCCTGCTCAACGACCACTATTTCGGCCCCACCCACGGCCCCCTGGCGATCCGCTACTCGATGCTGGTGGTGGGCCTCCTGGGCGGCCTGGCCAGCCTGCTGTTCTGGCAGGCCGCGCGCACCCTGCGCGAAGACCTGGCCAGCAGCAACCCCAATCCCTGA
- a CDS encoding glycosyltransferase family 2 protein: MTDTTSAKDAQACDVSIVIPVYNEEENLPDLVARVGEAMAPSGFSFELICVDDGSRDDSARVLRDLAAGNDWLQPRYLMRNYGQTAALQAGFDAVRGRYTVTLDGDLQNDPLDIPELIRTLESRPEINMISGWRKERQDAALNRKIPSMIANRIIAKVTGVKLHDYGCALKAYRTELVRRIRLYGELHRFIPVLAFEAGARILEVPVRHHARTKGVSKYGIDRTFRVILDLLLMKFMLRYLHRPLHFFGGAGLWMGVPGLLVCGYLSVLKLFGESIGGRPLLLLGIMLVLMGAQLIGLGLLGEILIRIYHEPEGRDQYRLRPPPQD; the protein is encoded by the coding sequence ATGACCGACACCACCTCCGCCAAAGACGCCCAAGCCTGCGATGTCTCCATCGTCATCCCCGTGTACAACGAGGAGGAGAACCTGCCCGATCTGGTGGCCCGGGTCGGCGAGGCGATGGCGCCTTCCGGCTTCAGCTTCGAACTGATCTGCGTCGACGACGGCTCCCGCGACGACTCGGCAAGGGTGCTGCGCGACCTCGCGGCGGGGAACGACTGGCTCCAGCCGCGCTACCTGATGCGCAACTACGGCCAGACCGCCGCGCTCCAGGCCGGCTTCGACGCGGTGCGCGGCCGCTACACGGTGACTCTGGACGGCGATTTGCAGAACGACCCGCTCGACATCCCGGAACTGATCCGCACCCTGGAATCGCGCCCCGAGATCAACATGATCTCGGGCTGGCGCAAGGAGAGGCAGGACGCCGCGCTCAACCGCAAGATTCCGTCGATGATCGCCAACCGCATCATCGCCAAGGTGACCGGCGTCAAGCTCCACGACTACGGCTGCGCGCTGAAGGCCTATCGCACGGAGCTGGTGCGGCGCATCCGCCTCTACGGCGAACTGCACCGCTTCATCCCGGTGCTGGCCTTCGAGGCCGGCGCCAGGATCCTCGAAGTGCCGGTGCGCCACCACGCCCGCACCAAGGGCGTCAGCAAGTACGGCATCGACCGCACCTTCCGGGTGATCCTCGACCTCCTGCTGATGAAGTTCATGCTGCGCTACCTGCACCGGCCGCTTCACTTCTTCGGCGGCGCCGGCCTCTGGATGGGCGTGCCCGGCCTCCTCGTCTGCGGCTATCTGTCGGTGTTGAAACTCTTCGGCGAATCCATCGGCGGTCGCCCACTGCTGCTGCTGGGCATCATGCTGGTGCTGATGGGCGCCCAACTGATCGGCCTGGGCCTGCTGGGGGAAATCCTGATCCGCATCTATCACGAACCCGAGGGCCGCGACCAGTACCGCCTGCGGCCGCCGCCCCAGGATTGA
- a CDS encoding sialidase family protein → MKLPAVLLRQRGLSRYLPLGLFLLGLALALPRWLTPPAPARFLPPPQTARLPAIPLLPAESRLLPNPRASAHSVSLAPLGDERIAAAWFAGSREGAADVSILFSIFDGHGWSEPRVAVERAAAQRASERRLRKLGNPVLWRDAGGTLHLWFVSVGYGGWAGSAINHVRSEDGGRHWSPPQRLITSPFWNLSTLVRGVPLPLADGGAALPVYHEFIAKHAEWLRLNAQGRIVDKLRLPGSNRLLQPTAAALDERQALVLLRDTGPAHRIHASRTADGGNHWQTSRATELPNPNAGIALLRLDDGRLLLAYNPQTSDRDRLALALSGDDGNTWSPPTLVEQGEAGAEFSYPALAQDDSSMIHLAYTWKRERIKHLRFSPQGLNGLHGLRELR, encoded by the coding sequence GTGAAGCTGCCGGCCGTCCTCTTGCGTCAACGCGGACTATCCCGGTATCTCCCGCTCGGCCTGTTCCTGCTGGGCCTGGCCCTGGCGCTGCCGCGCTGGCTGACGCCGCCGGCCCCGGCGCGCTTCCTGCCCCCGCCGCAGACAGCCAGATTGCCCGCCATCCCCTTGCTGCCCGCGGAATCGCGCCTGCTGCCCAATCCACGGGCCAGCGCCCACAGCGTCAGCCTCGCGCCCCTGGGCGACGAGCGCATCGCCGCGGCCTGGTTCGCCGGCAGCCGCGAGGGCGCCGCGGACGTTTCCATCCTCTTCTCGATCTTCGACGGCCACGGCTGGAGCGAGCCGAGGGTGGCGGTCGAGCGCGCAGCCGCGCAGCGGGCGAGCGAGCGCCGCCTGCGCAAGCTGGGCAATCCGGTGCTCTGGCGCGATGCCGGCGGCACCCTGCATCTGTGGTTCGTCAGCGTCGGCTACGGCGGCTGGGCCGGCAGCGCCATCAACCATGTCCGGTCCGAGGATGGCGGCCGGCACTGGTCGCCGCCGCAGCGTCTGATCACCTCCCCGTTCTGGAACCTCTCCACCCTGGTGCGGGGTGTGCCCCTACCACTGGCCGACGGCGGCGCGGCCCTGCCGGTCTATCACGAGTTCATCGCCAAGCACGCCGAATGGCTCCGTCTCAACGCACAGGGCCGGATCGTGGACAAACTGCGCCTGCCGGGCTCGAACCGGCTGCTGCAACCCACGGCGGCCGCCCTGGATGAACGCCAGGCTCTGGTCCTGCTGCGCGACACGGGGCCGGCCCATCGCATCCACGCCAGCCGCACGGCCGACGGCGGCAATCACTGGCAGACCAGCCGCGCCACGGAGCTGCCCAATCCGAACGCCGGCATCGCCCTGCTGCGCCTGGACGACGGGCGCCTGCTGCTGGCCTACAACCCGCAGACCAGCGATCGCGACCGCCTGGCCCTGGCGCTCTCGGGCGACGACGGCAACACATGGTCGCCGCCCACCCTGGTCGAGCAGGGCGAGGCCGGCGCGGAGTTCTCCTACCCGGCCCTGGCCCAGGACGACAGCAGCATGATTCATCTGGCCTACACCTGGAAGCGCGAGCGCATCAAGCATCTGCGCTTTTCGCCCCAGGGGTTGAATGGGTTGCACGGATTGCGGGAGTTGCGCTGA
- a CDS encoding ArnT family glycosyltransferase: MHSRTPWLLGLLLAALALGWGIWEATGLTGKDEYLLGLRIPLEMMERDAWWVPFIDGAPRLKKPPFLYWLGRLGYEGFGPSLLAARGITVAFALLLLGCTAWLGKRLSGSLTTGLLAAGALLGMSGMASESRRLMLDVPVAALSTAAFCLYLAWLDRPRAILLAGAATLIGAALLTKGPIALVACGGGLLALWLTRPESRAALLRHWPSHGLALTAALALPLAWYLDVRQHYGAQLAAAAKDELEARQVMALSPDALIGIVTLALPWSFVALHALWRRRGEAPVRFLGLWLLFTLLPFFFIRSFERYLIGSLPALALLAALSLASGAVPAWTRRLGSVVPALLAGALALLLWCWRTGSGDGWLPPLALAAALAGFLFFWWRRRTSPRGLILGAVLLWAVGWGLAFPRLGVNAVPAAVVDLARERPVILFAGPQPAMLPILTGRALRQTSQLETLPAGQLVAGTLITLRAEDRPQLDRQLRTLGREVRAVQEFRTLSSAGSGIRFARQGATRADWRQAWHGRDPTPLMSAIQVLELLP; this comes from the coding sequence ATGCATAGTCGCACCCCGTGGCTGCTTGGGTTGCTGCTCGCAGCCCTGGCTCTGGGCTGGGGCATCTGGGAAGCCACCGGCCTCACCGGCAAGGACGAATACCTGCTGGGCCTGCGCATTCCCCTGGAGATGATGGAACGGGACGCCTGGTGGGTGCCCTTCATCGACGGAGCGCCGCGTCTCAAGAAACCGCCCTTCCTCTACTGGCTGGGACGCCTCGGCTACGAGGGCTTCGGCCCGTCCCTGCTTGCCGCGCGCGGCATCACCGTCGCCTTCGCGCTGCTGCTGCTGGGCTGCACCGCCTGGCTGGGCAAGCGGCTTTCCGGCAGCCTGACCACGGGCCTGCTGGCCGCCGGGGCGCTGCTGGGCATGAGCGGCATGGCCTCCGAATCGCGCCGCCTGATGCTGGACGTGCCGGTGGCGGCCCTGTCCACCGCCGCCTTCTGCCTCTATCTGGCCTGGCTCGACCGCCCCCGCGCCATCCTGCTGGCCGGTGCCGCCACGCTGATCGGCGCGGCCCTGCTGACCAAGGGTCCGATCGCCCTGGTGGCCTGCGGCGGCGGTCTGCTGGCGCTCTGGCTCACTCGGCCCGAATCCCGCGCCGCCCTGCTGCGCCATTGGCCGTCCCACGGCCTGGCGCTGACGGCCGCGCTGGCCCTGCCGCTCGCCTGGTATCTGGACGTGCGCCAGCACTACGGCGCCCAACTGGCCGCCGCGGCCAAGGACGAACTGGAGGCGCGGCAAGTGATGGCGCTTTCGCCGGACGCCCTCATCGGCATCGTCACGCTGGCCCTGCCCTGGAGCTTCGTCGCCTTGCACGCCCTGTGGCGCCGCCGCGGCGAAGCGCCGGTCCGCTTCCTCGGTCTGTGGCTGCTGTTCACCCTGCTGCCGTTCTTTTTCATCCGCAGCTTCGAACGCTACCTGATCGGCTCCCTGCCGGCGCTGGCCCTGCTCGCCGCGCTGTCCCTGGCGTCCGGCGCCGTGCCGGCCTGGACCCGGCGCCTGGGCAGCGTGGTGCCGGCGCTGCTCGCCGGCGCCCTGGCGCTGCTGCTGTGGTGCTGGCGCACGGGTAGCGGGGACGGCTGGCTGCCCCCGCTGGCGCTGGCGGCGGCGCTGGCCGGCTTCCTGTTCTTCTGGTGGCGCCGCCGGACCTCTCCTCGCGGACTGATCCTCGGCGCCGTCCTGCTCTGGGCCGTCGGCTGGGGTCTGGCCTTTCCCCGCCTCGGCGTCAATGCCGTGCCCGCCGCCGTGGTCGACCTGGCGCGAGAGCGGCCGGTGATCCTGTTCGCCGGCCCGCAGCCGGCCATGCTGCCGATTCTCACCGGCCGCGCCCTGCGCCAGACCAGCCAGCTCGAAACGCTGCCGGCCGGCCAGCTCGTCGCCGGCACCCTGATCACCCTGCGCGCCGAAGACCGCCCGCAACTGGATCGCCAGTTGCGGACCCTGGGGCGCGAAGTCCGCGCCGTGCAGGAATTCCGCACCCTCAGCTCCGCCGGCTCCGGCATCCGCTTCGCCCGCCAGGGCGCGACGCGCGCCGACTGGCGCCAGGCCTGGCACGGACGCGACCCCACGCCGCTGATGTCCGCCATCCAGGTGCTGGAGTTGCTGCCGTGA